One Oncorhynchus kisutch isolate 150728-3 linkage group LG11, Okis_V2, whole genome shotgun sequence genomic region harbors:
- the LOC109898897 gene encoding phosphatidylinositol 4-kinase type 2-alpha isoform X4 — translation MDETSPLVSTLQDSIDYNYCQSEATNPRTPGSVVRVSAGSPGRSRERQPLLDRDRGNSPRDPHRNEFPDDPEFREIVRKAEQAIEEEIFPERICQGSSGSYFVKDSQGKVIGVFKPKTEEPYGQLNPKWTKWLQKLCCPCCFGRDCLVLNQGYLSEAGASLVDQKLELNIVPRTKVVYLASDTFNYNAIDRVKSRGKRLALEKVPKVGQRFHRIGLPPKVGSFQLFVEGYKDADYWLRRFEVEPLPENTNRQLQLQFERLVVLDYIIRNTDRGNDNWLLKYDCSMDTEGKRDTDWVVVKEPIIRLAAIDNGLAFPIKHPDSWRAYPFYWVWLSQAKVPFSQEIRDLVLPKLADPNFIKDLEEDLYELFKKDPGFDRGQFHKQIAVMRGQILNLSQALKESRTPLHLVQMPPVIVETARAPQRANKEPDCSSLVGPD, via the exons ATGGACGAAACGAGCCCCCTCGTCTCCACTCTCCAGGACTCCATAGATTACAACTATTGCCAGAGCGAAGCCACCAATCCGAGAACGCCGGGTTCTGTTGTGCGAGTGTCGGCTGGGAGCCCGGGACGCAGCCGTGAGAGACAGCCGCTTCTGGACCGGGACAGAGGGAATTCTCCGCGGGATCCACACAGGAATGAGTTTCCGGACGACCCGGAGTTTAGGGAGATCGTGAGGAAAGCAGAACAAGCCATAGAAGAAGAAATATTTCCAGAGAGGATCTGCCAAGGATCCAGTGGTAGCTACTTCGTCAAAGACTCTCAAGGG AAGGTCATTGGTGTGTTCAAGCCTAAAACTGAGGAGCCGTACGGTCAGCTGAACCCAAAGTGGACCAAGTGGCTCCAGAAGTTGTGTTGTCCCTGTTGCTTCGGACGGGACTGTCTGGTCCTGAACCAGGGCTATCTGTCTGAGGCCGGGGCCAGTCTGGTCGACCAAAAACTAGAGCTCAATATCGTGCCCCGGACCAAG gTGGTGTACCTGGCCAGTGATACGTTTAACTACAATGCTATAGACCGAGTCAAGTCTCGGGGAAAGAGGCTAGCTCTGGAGAAAGTTCCCAAAGTGGGACAGCGCTTCCACAGAATAGGCCTCCCTCCTAAG GTGGGATCATTCCAGTTGTTTGTGGAGGGCTACAAAGACGCGGACTATTGGCTGAGACGGTTTGAGGTGGAGCCTCTTCCAGAGAACACCAATCGGCAGCTGCAACTTCAGTTTGAGAGACTGGTGGTCCTCGATTACATAATCAGGaacacag ATCGGGGGAATGACAACTGGCTGTTAAAATACGACTGTTCAATGGACACGGAAGGGAAACGG GACACAGACTGGGTGGTGGTAAAGGAGCCTATCATCAGACTGGCAGCCATAGACAATGGCTTGGCCTTCCCAATCAAACACCCTGACTCCTGGAGAGCCT ATCCATTCTACTGGGTGTGGCTGTCCCAGGCTAAGGTTCCTTTCTCTCAGGAGATTAGGGACTTGGTTCTGCCCAAACTGGCTGACCCCAACTTCATCAAAGACCTGGAGGAAGACCTCTACGAACTCTTTAAG AAGGATCCAGGTTTTGACAGAGGGCAGTTTCACAAACAGATAGCTGTGATGAGGGGACAG ATCCTGAACCTGAGCCAGGCCTTGAAGGAGAGTAGGACCCCGCTACACCTGGTTCAGATGCCCCCAGTCATAGTGGAGACAGCCAGAGCACCACAGAGAGCCAACA AAGAACCTGACTGCAGTAGCCTGGTTGGACCAGACTGA
- the LOC109898897 gene encoding phosphatidylinositol 4-kinase type 2-alpha isoform X3, with product MDETSPLVSTLQDSIDYNYCQSEATNPRTPGSVVRVSAGSPGRSRERQPLLDRDRGNSPRDPHRNEFPDDPEFREIVRKAEQAIEEEIFPERICQGSSGSYFVKDSQGKVIGVFKPKTEEPYGQLNPKWTKWLQKLCCPCCFGRDCLVLNQGYLSEAGASLVDQKLELNIVPRTKVVYLASDTFNYNAIDRVKSRGKRLALEKVPKVGQRFHRIGLPPKVGSFQLFVEGYKDADYWLRRFEVEPLPENTNRQLQLQFERLVVLDYIIRNTDRGNDNWLLKYDCSMDTEGKRDTDWVVVKEPIIRLAAIDNGLAFPIKHPDSWRAYPFYWVWLSQAKVPFSQEIRDLVLPKLADPNFIKDLEEDLYELFKKDPGFDRGQFHKQIAVMRGQILNLSQALKESRTPLHLVQMPPVIVETARAPQRANSESYTQSFQSRKPFFTWW from the exons ATGGACGAAACGAGCCCCCTCGTCTCCACTCTCCAGGACTCCATAGATTACAACTATTGCCAGAGCGAAGCCACCAATCCGAGAACGCCGGGTTCTGTTGTGCGAGTGTCGGCTGGGAGCCCGGGACGCAGCCGTGAGAGACAGCCGCTTCTGGACCGGGACAGAGGGAATTCTCCGCGGGATCCACACAGGAATGAGTTTCCGGACGACCCGGAGTTTAGGGAGATCGTGAGGAAAGCAGAACAAGCCATAGAAGAAGAAATATTTCCAGAGAGGATCTGCCAAGGATCCAGTGGTAGCTACTTCGTCAAAGACTCTCAAGGG AAGGTCATTGGTGTGTTCAAGCCTAAAACTGAGGAGCCGTACGGTCAGCTGAACCCAAAGTGGACCAAGTGGCTCCAGAAGTTGTGTTGTCCCTGTTGCTTCGGACGGGACTGTCTGGTCCTGAACCAGGGCTATCTGTCTGAGGCCGGGGCCAGTCTGGTCGACCAAAAACTAGAGCTCAATATCGTGCCCCGGACCAAG gTGGTGTACCTGGCCAGTGATACGTTTAACTACAATGCTATAGACCGAGTCAAGTCTCGGGGAAAGAGGCTAGCTCTGGAGAAAGTTCCCAAAGTGGGACAGCGCTTCCACAGAATAGGCCTCCCTCCTAAG GTGGGATCATTCCAGTTGTTTGTGGAGGGCTACAAAGACGCGGACTATTGGCTGAGACGGTTTGAGGTGGAGCCTCTTCCAGAGAACACCAATCGGCAGCTGCAACTTCAGTTTGAGAGACTGGTGGTCCTCGATTACATAATCAGGaacacag ATCGGGGGAATGACAACTGGCTGTTAAAATACGACTGTTCAATGGACACGGAAGGGAAACGG GACACAGACTGGGTGGTGGTAAAGGAGCCTATCATCAGACTGGCAGCCATAGACAATGGCTTGGCCTTCCCAATCAAACACCCTGACTCCTGGAGAGCCT ATCCATTCTACTGGGTGTGGCTGTCCCAGGCTAAGGTTCCTTTCTCTCAGGAGATTAGGGACTTGGTTCTGCCCAAACTGGCTGACCCCAACTTCATCAAAGACCTGGAGGAAGACCTCTACGAACTCTTTAAG AAGGATCCAGGTTTTGACAGAGGGCAGTTTCACAAACAGATAGCTGTGATGAGGGGACAG ATCCTGAACCTGAGCCAGGCCTTGAAGGAGAGTAGGACCCCGCTACACCTGGTTCAGATGCCCCCAGTCATAGTGGAGACAGCCAGAGCACCACAGAGAGCCAACAGTGAGTCCTACACACAGAGCTTCCAGAGCAGGAAACCCTTCTTTACCtggtggtag
- the LOC109898897 gene encoding phosphatidylinositol 4-kinase type 2-alpha isoform X2, with protein MDETSPLVSTLQDSIDYNYCQSEATNPRTPGSVVRVSAGSPGRSRERQPLLDRDRGNSPRDPHRNEFPDDPEFREIVRKAEQAIEEEIFPERICQGSSGSYFVKDSQGVIGVFKPKTEEPYGQLNPKWTKWLQKLCCPCCFGRDCLVLNQGYLSEAGASLVDQKLELNIVPRTKVVYLASDTFNYNAIDRVKSRGKRLALEKVPKVGQRFHRIGLPPKVGSFQLFVEGYKDADYWLRRFEVEPLPENTNRQLQLQFERLVVLDYIIRNTDRGNDNWLLKYDCSMDTEGKRDTDWVVVKEPIIRLAAIDNGLAFPIKHPDSWRAYPFYWVWLSQAKVPFSQEIRDLVLPKLADPNFIKDLEEDLYELFKKDPGFDRGQFHKQIAVMRGQILNLSQALKESRTPLHLVQMPPVIVETARAPQRANSFPEILVGELRIPCLCPSDSGILST; from the exons ATGGACGAAACGAGCCCCCTCGTCTCCACTCTCCAGGACTCCATAGATTACAACTATTGCCAGAGCGAAGCCACCAATCCGAGAACGCCGGGTTCTGTTGTGCGAGTGTCGGCTGGGAGCCCGGGACGCAGCCGTGAGAGACAGCCGCTTCTGGACCGGGACAGAGGGAATTCTCCGCGGGATCCACACAGGAATGAGTTTCCGGACGACCCGGAGTTTAGGGAGATCGTGAGGAAAGCAGAACAAGCCATAGAAGAAGAAATATTTCCAGAGAGGATCTGCCAAGGATCCAGTGGTAGCTACTTCGTCAAAGACTCTCAAGGG GTCATTGGTGTGTTCAAGCCTAAAACTGAGGAGCCGTACGGTCAGCTGAACCCAAAGTGGACCAAGTGGCTCCAGAAGTTGTGTTGTCCCTGTTGCTTCGGACGGGACTGTCTGGTCCTGAACCAGGGCTATCTGTCTGAGGCCGGGGCCAGTCTGGTCGACCAAAAACTAGAGCTCAATATCGTGCCCCGGACCAAG gTGGTGTACCTGGCCAGTGATACGTTTAACTACAATGCTATAGACCGAGTCAAGTCTCGGGGAAAGAGGCTAGCTCTGGAGAAAGTTCCCAAAGTGGGACAGCGCTTCCACAGAATAGGCCTCCCTCCTAAG GTGGGATCATTCCAGTTGTTTGTGGAGGGCTACAAAGACGCGGACTATTGGCTGAGACGGTTTGAGGTGGAGCCTCTTCCAGAGAACACCAATCGGCAGCTGCAACTTCAGTTTGAGAGACTGGTGGTCCTCGATTACATAATCAGGaacacag ATCGGGGGAATGACAACTGGCTGTTAAAATACGACTGTTCAATGGACACGGAAGGGAAACGG GACACAGACTGGGTGGTGGTAAAGGAGCCTATCATCAGACTGGCAGCCATAGACAATGGCTTGGCCTTCCCAATCAAACACCCTGACTCCTGGAGAGCCT ATCCATTCTACTGGGTGTGGCTGTCCCAGGCTAAGGTTCCTTTCTCTCAGGAGATTAGGGACTTGGTTCTGCCCAAACTGGCTGACCCCAACTTCATCAAAGACCTGGAGGAAGACCTCTACGAACTCTTTAAG AAGGATCCAGGTTTTGACAGAGGGCAGTTTCACAAACAGATAGCTGTGATGAGGGGACAG ATCCTGAACCTGAGCCAGGCCTTGAAGGAGAGTAGGACCCCGCTACACCTGGTTCAGATGCCCCCAGTCATAGTGGAGACAGCCAGAGCACCACAGAGAGCCAACA gttttccagaaatcctggttggagaatTACGGATTCCCTGCTTATGTCCTTCTGATTCCGGGATTCTTTCAACTTGA
- the LOC109898897 gene encoding phosphatidylinositol 4-kinase type 2-alpha isoform X1, with the protein MDETSPLVSTLQDSIDYNYCQSEATNPRTPGSVVRVSAGSPGRSRERQPLLDRDRGNSPRDPHRNEFPDDPEFREIVRKAEQAIEEEIFPERICQGSSGSYFVKDSQGKVIGVFKPKTEEPYGQLNPKWTKWLQKLCCPCCFGRDCLVLNQGYLSEAGASLVDQKLELNIVPRTKVVYLASDTFNYNAIDRVKSRGKRLALEKVPKVGQRFHRIGLPPKVGSFQLFVEGYKDADYWLRRFEVEPLPENTNRQLQLQFERLVVLDYIIRNTDRGNDNWLLKYDCSMDTEGKRDTDWVVVKEPIIRLAAIDNGLAFPIKHPDSWRAYPFYWVWLSQAKVPFSQEIRDLVLPKLADPNFIKDLEEDLYELFKKDPGFDRGQFHKQIAVMRGQILNLSQALKESRTPLHLVQMPPVIVETARAPQRANSFPEILVGELRIPCLCPSDSGILST; encoded by the exons ATGGACGAAACGAGCCCCCTCGTCTCCACTCTCCAGGACTCCATAGATTACAACTATTGCCAGAGCGAAGCCACCAATCCGAGAACGCCGGGTTCTGTTGTGCGAGTGTCGGCTGGGAGCCCGGGACGCAGCCGTGAGAGACAGCCGCTTCTGGACCGGGACAGAGGGAATTCTCCGCGGGATCCACACAGGAATGAGTTTCCGGACGACCCGGAGTTTAGGGAGATCGTGAGGAAAGCAGAACAAGCCATAGAAGAAGAAATATTTCCAGAGAGGATCTGCCAAGGATCCAGTGGTAGCTACTTCGTCAAAGACTCTCAAGGG AAGGTCATTGGTGTGTTCAAGCCTAAAACTGAGGAGCCGTACGGTCAGCTGAACCCAAAGTGGACCAAGTGGCTCCAGAAGTTGTGTTGTCCCTGTTGCTTCGGACGGGACTGTCTGGTCCTGAACCAGGGCTATCTGTCTGAGGCCGGGGCCAGTCTGGTCGACCAAAAACTAGAGCTCAATATCGTGCCCCGGACCAAG gTGGTGTACCTGGCCAGTGATACGTTTAACTACAATGCTATAGACCGAGTCAAGTCTCGGGGAAAGAGGCTAGCTCTGGAGAAAGTTCCCAAAGTGGGACAGCGCTTCCACAGAATAGGCCTCCCTCCTAAG GTGGGATCATTCCAGTTGTTTGTGGAGGGCTACAAAGACGCGGACTATTGGCTGAGACGGTTTGAGGTGGAGCCTCTTCCAGAGAACACCAATCGGCAGCTGCAACTTCAGTTTGAGAGACTGGTGGTCCTCGATTACATAATCAGGaacacag ATCGGGGGAATGACAACTGGCTGTTAAAATACGACTGTTCAATGGACACGGAAGGGAAACGG GACACAGACTGGGTGGTGGTAAAGGAGCCTATCATCAGACTGGCAGCCATAGACAATGGCTTGGCCTTCCCAATCAAACACCCTGACTCCTGGAGAGCCT ATCCATTCTACTGGGTGTGGCTGTCCCAGGCTAAGGTTCCTTTCTCTCAGGAGATTAGGGACTTGGTTCTGCCCAAACTGGCTGACCCCAACTTCATCAAAGACCTGGAGGAAGACCTCTACGAACTCTTTAAG AAGGATCCAGGTTTTGACAGAGGGCAGTTTCACAAACAGATAGCTGTGATGAGGGGACAG ATCCTGAACCTGAGCCAGGCCTTGAAGGAGAGTAGGACCCCGCTACACCTGGTTCAGATGCCCCCAGTCATAGTGGAGACAGCCAGAGCACCACAGAGAGCCAACA gttttccagaaatcctggttggagaatTACGGATTCCCTGCTTATGTCCTTCTGATTCCGGGATTCTTTCAACTTGA